CCAGCCCACCCGTCACCGACAAGATCAGATTCGGAAAATACGCTGCCGTCGCGACGCCGATCTGCGCATTCAGATCGACCATTTGCCGCTCGGCGGCGGCGATGTCGGGGCGCCGTTCCAGCAGCGTCGACGGCACGCCGACAGGCGCGACGGCGGGCACGGCGACGAGCGGCGCAACAGGCAACGAGAACGTCGACGGCGTCTGGCCGGTCAGGATCGCGATCGCGTGTTCGAGTTGCGCGCGCTGCACGCCAAGATCGATCGATTGGGCCTGCGTCGTGCGCAACTGCGTCTGCGCCTGCGCGACGTCGGCGTCGGTGGCGATGCCGCCTTTGTAGCGGTTCTGCGTAAGTTCGACGGCCTCCTTGTAGGCGGCGATCGTATCGTCGAGCAGTTGCTTTTCGCGGTCGATGCCCCGCAGTTCGAAATAGTCCGTCGCGAGTTCGGCCTGCATCGACAGCAGCGCGCTTTGTGCATCGGCGGCGCTTGCCTGTGCGTTCGCGCGCGCGCCTTCGACGCTGCGCGACACGCGGCCCCACAAATCGGGCTCCCACGTCGCGTCGGCGCCGACGATCCAGTCGTTGAGCGTCTTGCCTGCCGTCGATTTGAACTTCACGTTCTCCGACGACCGTGCACGCGAGTAGCCGCCGCCCGCGGTGACGACGGGGAAGAACTGCGAGCGAAACTGCTCGACCTGCGCGCGCGCCGCGCGGAAACGCGCCTGGGCGGCCTGCACGTTCTGGTTCGCGCTGGCGACCTGTTGTTCGAGTGCGTTCAGCGCGGGGTCGTTGTAGACCTCCCACCAGGCGCTGCGGATACGCGCGTCCGCGGGCTCGGCCGGTTTCCAGCCGGTGCCTTCGAGTTCCTTGTAGGTGGTGGCGGTTGTTGCCGCGGGCCGCTTGTAGTCGGGGCCGACCGTGCACGCGGCAAGGAGACTCGCGCCCACCAGCGCGAAAGCCACCGAACGAAGACGCATGCGATACGTGCTCACTCTTGTGCCTTCGCAGGCTGCTCGCCTTGCGGCGAAGACGAGCCGCTAGAGGCGCCGGAAGCGCCAGACGCACCCGCCGCGCCCCCCGCTTTCGGATGCACGATACGCACCGCCGCGCCATCGACGATCGAATCCTGCGGATTCAGAATCACCTGCTCGTCGCCCGTCAGCCCGGAGGCGATGGCGACGCGCGTGCCGTAGTCGGTGCCGAGCGCGACCTTGACGAGCTTCACGCGTTGCTGCGCATCGACGGTCGCGACTTTCACGCCGTCCGGACGGAACAGGAACGCGTTACCCGGCAGCGTGTACGGCGCGGCGGCCTGCGACTTCAGCGCAAAGTGCACCTGCGCATAGGCGCCCGGCAGCAGATCGCCGTTGCGATTGTCGACGTCGACTTCGACGAGCATCGTGCGCTGCTGTTGATCGACGGCGCCCGACGTGCGCGCGACCGTGCCTGGATAGTGCTTCGCCGGTGTTTCGGTGAGCGTCAGAAACGCGCTCTGCTGCGCCTTCACTTCCCGCGCGTACGCTTGCGGCACGTTCACGTAGACGCGCAGCCGATCGGCCTGAGCAATGTGGAACAGTTCCTTCGCCGGGCCGCCCGAGCTGCCCGCATCGATCAACGCGCCGACGTCGACGTTGCGCGCGGTCACGATGCCGTCGAACGGTGCGTAGACCTTCTGGAACGACTGCATCTTTTCGAGTCGCGCGACGTTGAAACGCGCCGCGTCGAGCGTGCCCTTCTTCGCGAGCATGTCACCGACCTTTTCGTCGGTTTCCTGCTTCGAGACGGAATTGCTGCGAAGCATCTCCGACCAGCGGTCGGCGGTGCTTTTCGCGAGAGTGTAGGTCGCTTGTGCGTTGGCCAGATCGGCGCTCGCCGCTTTCAACTGGTCGTCGACTTCGGGCGTGTCGATTTCGGCGAGCAGTTGCCCCGCCTTCACGCGCGCGCCAATATCCGCATACCACTTCTTCACGTAGCCGTTGGTACGCGCGTAGATCGGCGTATCGAGAAACGCCTGCACGTTGCCGGGCAGCACGAGGTCGAGCGCCGCTGCGGATTTCTGCGGCTTCACCACTTCGACGCTCAGTTGCGCGGAATGCTGCGCGTCGCGTTCGAGTGCGGCCTGCGCGTCGTGACGCGACCAGATACCCTGCGCAGCGAGCGCCAGCACGACGATCGCCGCGCCGATTACGATCCAGCGCGAACGTTTCGATGAGCTGCGCGGGCCTTCCCCGTGCGGCGCGGACTCATCAGGACGATTCCATTCCATCGGAACTCCAGATACTGTGCTTGCGCATCGTTGTTATGACCGTGGCCACGTCGGCCACCTTATTGCGGTTTCTGGACGACATGCGCGGCGGCGCGTGCGCGTCGTTCCGACAGCCGTCGATAGATCATCGAAAACACCACGGGCACGAACACCAGCGTCGCAATCGTCCCGATGGTCAAACCGCCGATCACCGCGCGCCCGAGCGGTGCGTTCTGTTCGCCGCCTTCACCGAGGCCGATCGCCATCGGCACCATGCCGATCACCATCGCGAGGGCCGTCATCAGCACGGGACGAAAGCGCGTGAAGCCGGCCTCGATCGCGGCGCGCGTCGCATCGCCATGTTCGAGCAACTGCTCGCGCGCAAAGCTGACGACGAGAATCGAGTTCGCCGTCGCGATGCCGATACACATGATCGCACCCGTCAACGCTGGAATGGACAGCGTGGTATGCGTGAGAAACAGCATCCACACGATGCCCGCCAGCGCGCCCGGCAAACCCGTGATGATGATGAACGGATCGAGCCACGACTGGAAGTTCACGACGATCAGCAGATACACCAGCACGATCGCGAACACGAGGCCAGTGAACAAGCCCGAGAACGAGTCGTTCATGGTCTGCACCTGGCCGCGAAGTTCGATCGACGAGCCTTTCGGCAATTGTGCCTTGGTGTCGGCGATGATCTTCTGGATATCGTCGGAGACGGCGCCGAGATCGCGGCCGTCGGCGGTGCCGTAGATATCGATCGTGGTTTGCGCGTTGTAGTGCGTGAGCACGGCGTTGCCGGCTTCGCGCCGCATCGTCGACAGCGCGCCGAGAATGTTCGTGTGGCCGTTCGCGTTCAGCGGAATGTTCGCGAGCGATTGCAGCGAATCGATCGTGTATTGCGGCGCTTCCGTGATCACGTTGTAACTGACGCCATTGCGCGGATTCAGCCAGAACGTCGGTGTGGTCTGCTGGCTGCCCGACAGCGTGATCAGCAGATTGCTCGCGACGTCGCGCTGCGTGAAGCCCGCCTGTTGCGCGCGCGTGCGGTCGACGTCGACGAAGATGCGCGGCAGGTCGGACGGCTGCTGGATGCGCGCATCCGCAAAGCCGGGTATCGCGCGCAGTTTGTCGAGCAGCATCGCGGCGAACGCACGATTGCCTTGCACGTCGCGCCCCACAATCTGAATGTCGATCGGCGACGGCATGCCGAAGTTCAGCGTCTGACTGACGATATCCGCAGGCAGGAACGCGAACTGTACGCCGGGGAATTCGTCGGTGAGTGAGCGGCGCAATTTGCGCACGTACTCGGCTGTCGGCTTGTGCTCGGGGTTCAGGCTGATCAGGATGTCGGCATCCGACGTGCCGATCGTGCCCGTCGCGCTGTACGACAGGTTGATACCCGATACGGGCAAGCCGATGTTGTCGATGATCGAATGCAGTTCGTCGCGCGGAATCAGTTCGCGGATGCGCGCATCGACGCGATCGGTGACGACGGCCGTCTCCTCGACGCGCATGCCCGTCTTCGCGCGCAGATGCAGCGCGATCGTGCCGGCATCGACGGCAGGAAAAAAGTCGCGGCCAAGGAACGGCATCAGCAGCAGCGACAGCAGACAGCATGCGAGAAAGCCCGTCACGAAGATGCCGGGCCGCGCGACGCGCGCCACGAGAAACTCGTGATAGCGCCCGCGCACGTTCGCAAAGCCGCGCTCGAACGCCAGGTGCATCCGCATGAACGGGTTGCGCGTCTCATGTGAATGATGGAAGTCGGCGGGACGATGGTGATGGCGCAGCAGGTACTTCGCGAGCGTTGGCACCAGCGTTCGCGAGAAGAAGTACGAAGCCAGCATCGCGAACACGACGGCTTCGGCGAGCGGGATGAACAGATAGTGCGCGACGCCCGTCAGCAGGAACATCGGCACGAACACGATACAGATCGACAGTGTCGAAACCAGGGTTGGAATCGCGATCTGATGCGCGCCGTCGAGAATCGCCTGTTCGAGGTTCTTGCCCTGTTCGAGCTGGTGACTGATGTTCTCGATCGCGACCGTCGCGTCGTCGACGAGAATACCGACGGCGAGCGCCAGCCCGCCCAAGGTCATGATGTTGATCGTTTCGCCGAGCGCGGACAGCGCGATGATCGATGTGATCATCGACAGCGGAATCGACACCGCGATGATCAGCGTCGCGCGCCAGTTGCCGAGGAACAGCAGAATCATCAGGCCCGTCAGGCACGCGGCAATCAGCGCTTCGCGCAGCACGCCTTGCACCGATGCGCGCACGAACAGCGACTGGTCCGCGACGGGGTCGATGTTCAGCGACTCGGGCACGAGATTGCGCAGCGTCGGCATCATGGTCTTGATGCGATCGACGATTTCCAGCGTGGACGTATTGCCGCTTTTGTTGATGGTCAAGAGCGATGCGCGCTGCCCGTCCACCCGCACGATGTTGGTTTGCGGCTGATAACCGTCGCGCACATGCGCGACGTCGCGAATATAGACGGTGCCGTTCGGCCCCGATTTGATGGGAATGTTGTTCAGGCCCGCGAGCGAATCGGGACTCGCGTTCATCTGCACCGAGTATTCCGTCGAACCGATTTTCGCCGTGCCCGTCGGCACGATCAGGTTCTGCGCGGTGATCGAATTCACCACATCCATTGGCGACAGATTGCGCTCCTGCAGCTTGCGCGAGTCGATATCGACCATGATCTGACGCTGCTTGCCGCCGTACGGCAGCGGCGCCGACGCGCCCGGCACGGTCGCGAGCTGCGTCTTCAGGAAGTTATTACCGTAGTCGTACAGCTCCTGCTCGGTGAGCGACGGCGACGACAGCGACAGCCGCAGGATAGGCACGGTGGATGCGTTGTAGCGCAGTATGTTCGGCGGCGTGATGCCAGGCGGCAGCGAACGCAGCTGCGTTTGCGACAGCGCCGTGACTTGTGCGAGCGCTTCGTTGATGTTCGCGTGCGGCTGAAAGAAGATCTTGAGGACGGCGATGCCGTTCAGCGAAGTCGATTCGACGTGCTCGATATCGTTCACCGCGACGGACAGCCCGCGCTCGTAATTCAGCACGATGCGCTTTTCCATCTCGTCGGCAGGCAGGCCGTTGTACGTCCAGATCACCGACAGCACGGGAATGTCGATGTTCGGGAAGATGTCGGTGGGCGTGCGCAGAATCGTCAGCGGGCCAATGATCAGCAGCAGCAGCGCGAGCACGACAAACGTATAGGGGCGCCGCAGCGCGAGACGAACGATCCACATGAACAGGGCGGTCCGGTGAGGGCGGGGCCGCTGCTTCTGGCGACAGCGAGCATGGCGCGACGGCGGCCCGGCCGGGCGTGCGCGACAGGAATATAGCGCGTATCGTAGCTTACATCGACATTTTTGAGACTGGCGTGCGGTCCGGTTTATGATGAGCCTGTTACGGGTCGTTACAGTTAGGGTTTCGTAAGTCGAATCGACCGGAGGACCCTCACCAGGCCTTACTTTTTGCTTTGCCAAAGCGCCCAAAAGGGCAACAATGGGGCTCAGGGGTTAGCATCGGCGCATGTGTGCCGGGTGCGATGCGAGTCGATTCTGGCCTCTGGTTTTCGATTCAGGTGCGCACGCAACCATTCGGATGTTGCGGCGCTTTTATCATCACGTTGACCGGCGCAGTCCCAAACAAGCCGGCAATTGGGAGAACGGGGAAACATCATGCAAGTCGGTTCTATTGTTCGATCCGTGCATATCGCCGTGCCACAGGGTGCACGGGGGATCGTGATGCGCATTCTCGGCGACATGGCGATGGTGGCGTGGTACGCCGGCGAGCCGGGGACGTCGAAGATACTGAACACGGAACCCTTTTTCCTCGAGGATCTGATCGACACGGGTGAATTCGTCCGCCCCGCTGGCGCGCAGATACATTGATCGCGGTCTCCTTGCCTGCTGTCGTGATTGACGAGATGCGGCGCCGCTGAGCGGCCGACGCATCCCGAGTGACACTGGCGCTCGTTTTTGCGCGCGGCACGGCGCACAATGCGGGCATGAACGAAGACACTCCCGAGATTCCCACTCCGCAGGACGGCCACGCCGTTCCCTTCGCTCGCCTCACGCCCGAAGTCGTGCTGGACGCGCTAGATAGCGCGCTCGACACGGTAGGCGTGCGCACGGACGGGCGCATGCTGCCGCTCAACAGCTACGAGAATCGCGTGTATCAGGTCGGCGTCGAAGACGGGCCGCCTGTCGTCGTGAAGTTCTATCGGCCGGAGCGCTGGACCGACGAAGCGATTCTCGAAGAGCACGCATTCGTCGCGGAACTGTGCGAGCGAGAGATTCCCGCCGTGCCGGCGCGCACGCTCGATGGCCGCACGCTGCACACATTCGACGGCTTTCGCTTTTCGATCTTCGAGCGGCGTGGCGGCCGTGCGCCCGATCTCGACCGCAAGGACACGCTCGAATGGCTTGGCCGGTTTATCGGGCGCATTCATGCCGTTGGTCAGACGGTGAACTACGCGGCGCGCCCGACGCTCGACATCCACACCTTCGGCTACGAGCCGCGCGACTATCTGCTCTCTCAAGACTTCGTGCCCGCTGACGTGCGCGTTGCGTGGGAAGCGGTTGTGAACATGGCATTGGAAGGTGTCGAGCAGGCGTTCGAACGCGCCGGCGACGTGCGCCAGTTGCGCATGCACGGCGACTGTCATCCGAGCAATGTGCTGTGGACGGACGCAGGCCCGCATTTCGTCGATTTCGATGACAGCCGCATGGGCCCCGCCATTCAGGATCTTTGGCTGTTGTTGCCGGGCGAACGCAACGAGGCGTCGCGCGCGTTGACCGATCTGCTCGCAGGCTATGAGGACTTCTGCGACTTCGATCAGCGCGAGTTACATCTGATCGAAGCGTTGCGGACCTTGCGGCTGATTCACTACTCGGCGTGGCTCGCGCGTCGTTGGGACGATCCGGCGTTTCCCGTCGCGTTTCCGTGGTTCAACTCGCGACGCTATTGGGAAGACCGCATTCTCGAACTGCGCGAGCAGATCGGCGCGATGCAGGAAGGGCCGCTCTGGCCGGTGTGATGCTTGAGCGTGTGTGCTGGTCGTCAGTCGGCGGATTGAGCGCGGGCTGGCGATCCGGCGATCACGCGCGACGGCATCGATTGTGTTGCTGAAGCGCCGCGTGCCGCATCCGCAAGTGTCGAACGCACGATCACTTGCGCGCGCACGTCGCGGCCGATCGTTTCGATGCCCGCGCGCATCTGCGTGAAATCCTCAGGCGAGCAGACCTCGCTGCCGAAACGGGTGGTCCCGTCACGCGTCACCGTGATGACATTCGCGTTCGAATCGTACGAATAGCTCGAGCGGTAGTCGATGAAGCGGTCTCGCGCGGCCATCGCTTCCGGCACGTCGAGCACGCGAAAATTTGCAGGCAGTGCAATCTGCGTGCGCTCGTGCAACTCGACATTGCGACACACGAAAGGCTGTGTGCGCTGCCGCTCGCCGAGCCAGTAGCGCGCGTCCGACTGAAACCCGCCAACGAAGCTCGTCAGCGCCGGAATCGACGCGGCCGTGCCAGGCACGACGAAGTCTTCGAGCTTGCCTTTCATCGTGAGCGACAGTGGGCCGTCTGTCGCGTTGAGGTTGCTGGTCGACAGTGTTGCGGTGCCCGACAGGTTCACGGAGCGCAGTTCCGCCTGGAGCGATTCTTCGCGCTGCGCAGGCGTTTGCATGCGCAGTAGCGCGCGTCCCTGCTCGGCCGCCCAACCCGCGGATTCCAGCCGGTAGACGAAGGTCGCTGAGCCGTCGTGCGCGACGTTGATCGACAGATCGGTGGTGCGGGACATCGTGGCCGTCGAAGGCGTGCGCGACAGCACGCCTGCGTTGACGAGCACGACGGGGCGGTTCATGTCGGTGGACGGCAGATAGCCGAACTCGACATTCGGCGCGGTCGAATCAGCGTATAGCTGAAGATCGGGCAGCCATGTGATCACGTGATTCAGCACCCCGTAGCCGGGCACGTCGGGCAGCGTGTAGATCGTGCCGCTGCTGATCAGCGCGGGCTCGTTGCGGATGCCGACGGCGTCGAGCAGCGCGCCATACAGCGCGACGTGGTCCTTGCAGTCGCCGTAGCGCAGCGCGAGGATCTCGGTCGCGCGATGCGGCACGACCGCGCCGCGTCCGATGTTGACGGCGACATAGCGCACGTTCTTGCGTACCCAGTCGTAGAGCGTCCTGGCTTTGGCACGCGGCGTCTGATCGCGGGCTGTCAGCGAGTGGGCCAGTCCGACGATAGCCGGATCGCTGCCGCTCGCATCGACGGCTGATTCGCGATACTTCGCGGCGAACGCGGCGTAGTCGGGATACGTCGAGACCATCAGCCGGTCGCCGTAGCTCACGTACGCGATCGATCCATATTCGAGCCGCGCGAAATGCGCCTTGTCGTAGCGGAACTCATAAAGCGTGCGGCTGTTCGCCGTCGACGGCGGCAGCGCGACGAAGCCGCGCGCGTCGGCGTAAAGCGGCTTGTCGGCGGGAAGATCGTAGACGAGACGGAAGTGATGCGTCGGCGCGAGATCGGGCGGCGTGAAGTCGCTGAAATGACCGGGCACGATCGGCTGCATCTGCGTCTTCCGATAC
The DNA window shown above is from Paraburkholderia sp. PGU19 and carries:
- a CDS encoding efflux RND transporter permease subunit, producing the protein MWIVRLALRRPYTFVVLALLLLIIGPLTILRTPTDIFPNIDIPVLSVIWTYNGLPADEMEKRIVLNYERGLSVAVNDIEHVESTSLNGIAVLKIFFQPHANINEALAQVTALSQTQLRSLPPGITPPNILRYNASTVPILRLSLSSPSLTEQELYDYGNNFLKTQLATVPGASAPLPYGGKQRQIMVDIDSRKLQERNLSPMDVVNSITAQNLIVPTGTAKIGSTEYSVQMNASPDSLAGLNNIPIKSGPNGTVYIRDVAHVRDGYQPQTNIVRVDGQRASLLTINKSGNTSTLEIVDRIKTMMPTLRNLVPESLNIDPVADQSLFVRASVQGVLREALIAACLTGLMILLFLGNWRATLIIAVSIPLSMITSIIALSALGETINIMTLGGLALAVGILVDDATVAIENISHQLEQGKNLEQAILDGAHQIAIPTLVSTLSICIVFVPMFLLTGVAHYLFIPLAEAVVFAMLASYFFSRTLVPTLAKYLLRHHHRPADFHHSHETRNPFMRMHLAFERGFANVRGRYHEFLVARVARPGIFVTGFLACCLLSLLLMPFLGRDFFPAVDAGTIALHLRAKTGMRVEETAVVTDRVDARIRELIPRDELHSIIDNIGLPVSGINLSYSATGTIGTSDADILISLNPEHKPTAEYVRKLRRSLTDEFPGVQFAFLPADIVSQTLNFGMPSPIDIQIVGRDVQGNRAFAAMLLDKLRAIPGFADARIQQPSDLPRIFVDVDRTRAQQAGFTQRDVASNLLITLSGSQQTTPTFWLNPRNGVSYNVITEAPQYTIDSLQSLANIPLNANGHTNILGALSTMRREAGNAVLTHYNAQTTIDIYGTADGRDLGAVSDDIQKIIADTKAQLPKGSSIELRGQVQTMNDSFSGLFTGLVFAIVLVYLLIVVNFQSWLDPFIIITGLPGALAGIVWMLFLTHTTLSIPALTGAIMCIGIATANSILVVSFAREQLLEHGDATRAAIEAGFTRFRPVLMTALAMVIGMVPMAIGLGEGGEQNAPLGRAVIGGLTIGTIATLVFVPVVFSMIYRRLSERRARAAAHVVQKPQ
- a CDS encoding serine/threonine protein kinase, with the protein product MNEDTPEIPTPQDGHAVPFARLTPEVVLDALDSALDTVGVRTDGRMLPLNSYENRVYQVGVEDGPPVVVKFYRPERWTDEAILEEHAFVAELCEREIPAVPARTLDGRTLHTFDGFRFSIFERRGGRAPDLDRKDTLEWLGRFIGRIHAVGQTVNYAARPTLDIHTFGYEPRDYLLSQDFVPADVRVAWEAVVNMALEGVEQAFERAGDVRQLRMHGDCHPSNVLWTDAGPHFVDFDDSRMGPAIQDLWLLLPGERNEASRALTDLLAGYEDFCDFDQRELHLIEALRTLRLIHYSAWLARRWDDPAFPVAFPWFNSRRYWEDRILELREQIGAMQEGPLWPV
- a CDS encoding DUF3857 and transglutaminase domain-containing protein, yielding MRLFTIIRIAMAACAFCTGAAGAADLAANNAGLSTLNAATAPPIEPYTNETETQTFTVNADGSYTKVDEMTLRVNNEAGVARVAQYYIWFNRNMASVDILEAYTTSADGTRHDVRTEQIRDVQEARSFDAPMFQDILEKVIVFPAVEPGARVTLKYRKTQMQPIVPGHFSDFTPPDLAPTHHFRLVYDLPADKPLYADARGFVALPPSTANSRTLYEFRYDKAHFARLEYGSIAYVSYGDRLMVSTYPDYAAFAAKYRESAVDASGSDPAIVGLAHSLTARDQTPRAKARTLYDWVRKNVRYVAVNIGRGAVVPHRATEILALRYGDCKDHVALYGALLDAVGIRNEPALISSGTIYTLPDVPGYGVLNHVITWLPDLQLYADSTAPNVEFGYLPSTDMNRPVVLVNAGVLSRTPSTATMSRTTDLSINVAHDGSATFVYRLESAGWAAEQGRALLRMQTPAQREESLQAELRSVNLSGTATLSTSNLNATDGPLSLTMKGKLEDFVVPGTAASIPALTSFVGGFQSDARYWLGERQRTQPFVCRNVELHERTQIALPANFRVLDVPEAMAARDRFIDYRSSYSYDSNANVITVTRDGTTRFGSEVCSPEDFTQMRAGIETIGRDVRAQVIVRSTLADAARGASATQSMPSRVIAGSPARAQSAD
- a CDS encoding efflux transporter outer membrane subunit, translated to MRLRSVAFALVGASLLAACTVGPDYKRPAATTATTYKELEGTGWKPAEPADARIRSAWWEVYNDPALNALEQQVASANQNVQAAQARFRAARAQVEQFRSQFFPVVTAGGGYSRARSSENVKFKSTAGKTLNDWIVGADATWEPDLWGRVSRSVEGARANAQASAADAQSALLSMQAELATDYFELRGIDREKQLLDDTIAAYKEAVELTQNRYKGGIATDADVAQAQTQLRTTQAQSIDLGVQRAQLEHAIAILTGQTPSTFSLPVAPLVAVPAVAPVGVPSTLLERRPDIAAAERQMVDLNAQIGVATAAYFPNLILSVTGGLEATNFSDWLLAPARFWSLGPTLAGTLLDFGGRAAKKAEAQANYDEGIAQYRQTVLTAFGQVEDNIAALRVLEQEAQAQDDAVSAAQRSLAIVSNRYKNGAITYLDVVVAQTTALTNERQAVSIARRRMAASVALIKALGGGWDVTSLPTDEQLTHPDAVDQPASAPGATRG
- a CDS encoding efflux RND transporter periplasmic adaptor subunit: MEWNRPDESAPHGEGPRSSSKRSRWIVIGAAIVVLALAAQGIWSRHDAQAALERDAQHSAQLSVEVVKPQKSAAALDLVLPGNVQAFLDTPIYARTNGYVKKWYADIGARVKAGQLLAEIDTPEVDDQLKAASADLANAQATYTLAKSTADRWSEMLRSNSVSKQETDEKVGDMLAKKGTLDAARFNVARLEKMQSFQKVYAPFDGIVTARNVDVGALIDAGSSGGPAKELFHIAQADRLRVYVNVPQAYAREVKAQQSAFLTLTETPAKHYPGTVARTSGAVDQQQRTMLVEVDVDNRNGDLLPGAYAQVHFALKSQAAAPYTLPGNAFLFRPDGVKVATVDAQQRVKLVKVALGTDYGTRVAIASGLTGDEQVILNPQDSIVDGAAVRIVHPKAGGAAGASGASGASSGSSSPQGEQPAKAQE